One genomic window of Quercus robur chromosome 6, dhQueRobu3.1, whole genome shotgun sequence includes the following:
- the LOC126688701 gene encoding enoyl-CoA delta isomerase 2, peroxisomal-like, with translation MCTLEKRGNLFFLTLTGDDDHRFSLTLIESLIFALSKVKSQAVHGSALITTAHGKFFSNGFDLAWAQSAGSSSGAIDRLHHLVASFKPVVSALLSLPMPTIAALPGHAAAAGFLLALSHDYVLMRRDRGVLYMSEVDIGLTLPDYFTALMRSKIGSASARRDILLAGRKVKGEEAVRMGIVDSAAHDSEESVVEGAVRLGEQLVKRKWNGEVYAEIRKSLYPEICGVLGLVPKTVVASSKL, from the coding sequence ATGTGCACATTAGAGAAGCGCGGCAACCTCTTCTTCTTAACCCTAACCGGCGACGACGACCACCGTTTCAGCCTAACTCTCATCGAATCTCTCATCTTCGCTCTCTCCAAAGTCAAATCCCAAGCTGTCCATGGCTCCGCACTCATCACCACCGCCCACGGAAAATTCTTCTCTAACGGCTTCGACCTCGCATGGGCCCAATCCGCCGGCTCCTCCTCCGGCGCCATAGATCGACTCCACCACTTGGTCGCTTCCTTCAAACCCGTCGTCTCCGCTCTCCTCTCCCTCCCTATGCCCACAATCGCCGCCCTCCCCGGCCACGCCGCCGCCGCCGGATTCCTCCTCGCGCTCAGCCACGACTACGTCCTGATGAGGCGCGATCGGGGCGTGCTGTACATGAGCGAGGTCGATATCGGCCTCACTTTGCCAGATTACTTCACGGCTCTGATGAGGTCAAAGATCGGCTCCGCCTCGGCTCGGCGCGATATATTGCTGGCCGGGAGGAAGGTGAAGGGAGAAGAGGCGGTGAGGATGGGAATCGTGGACTCGGCGGCGCACGATAGCGAGGAGAGTGTGGTTGAAGGCGCGGTGCGCCTTGGGGAGCAATTGGTGAAGAGGAAGTGGAACGGTGAGGTGTATGCGGAGATCAGGAAGAGTTTGTATCCGGAGATATGTGGCGTGCTCGGATTGGTTCCTAAAACAGTCGTGGCCTCGTCTAAGCTTTGA
- the LOC126690171 gene encoding uncharacterized protein LOC126690171: MDNLAEHWQKLSLNDREDENLELPEENSSNESVKGFEVRRVGDHVLLFVFDNKEEAEKILSNAPWSFDKHLVVLQWYDKEVPIKALEFSKIPIWVQVHDIPMRFLNRKVVEDLCEVVGSVCRVDDVNEMDGGMEGAL; this comes from the exons ATGGACAACTTGGCCGAGCATTGGCAAAAGCTATCATTGAACGATAGAGAAGATGAAAACTTAGAACTCCCTGAAGAGAATTCATCAAATGAG TCAGTGAAGGGCTTCGAGGTGAGAAGAGTAGGGGACCATGTATTATTGTTTGTGTTCGACAATAAGGAGGAAGCAGAAAAAATCCTTAGCAATGCACCATGGAGCTTTGACAAACATCTTGTGGTGCTACAATGGTACGACAAAGAAGTGCCTATCAAGGCTTTAGAATTCAGTAAGATCCCAATTTGGGTTCAGGTCCACGATATCCCAATGAGATTTTTGAATCGTAAGGTTGTGGAAGATTTGTGTGAGGTTGTGGGCTCAGTATGCAGAGTGGATGATGTTAATGAGATGGATGGAGGGATGGAGGGAGCATTATGA
- the LOC126688702 gene encoding DNA repair protein RAD5B, whose translation MEPKPMDDIDGTLQNPGLSAPPITVKRTITSTGARITTQIKEDGSEDSEEVKPVKSLVGDEVEDKVVVSENVCSDCLAGSVEGVKSSRTRFEEFIKANKKIVSEEECLKTESKEEPQVNRVEEEPDVGFDDKKKPEDSDSDRPLVPEKSVEEEPDVGFEAKVPSVPEKSFKNMSYKERLQFWGCAMFSGEGTNAHEKKVKPEGLETARLANESKANVRVREEPRLFAENKVNVKEESVRSSFWSKPQNVKKEKVEEQRVSAGLVEDGDFPEDPDWFLVGRTLVTALSTTKGRKLVDNEIVNFTFPSPNSRYNMQWIVRFSTKRSGEIGRLPMEWAKCVVPLVCSNKVKVLGRCVAAPANLSLMQEIMLYVSFYIHHSIFSDGVESSWRLDGCRSIDSTVYPLLTLFNLLKNKPFQKADFTPAELDSRKRLLNLEGDSEEAASMLPIVKRRKGSQQFPEQNKDEQTITESSLNKLMGAVDVYNLEEMEPPNTLLCDLRPYQKQALYWMSKLEQGIDVEKAAETLHPCWSAYRICDGRASSIYVNVFSGEATTKFPTATQMARGGILADAMGLGKTVMTIALILARRGRGCPDNAELDTETAENAQITKKRKTDSHINISSKAKGGTLIVCPMALLGQWKDELETHSEPESISIFVHYGGDRTNNPKVIAEHDVVLTTYGVLTAAYKSDAEDSIFHKVSWYRVVLDEAHTIKCWKTLGAQAACALSSCCRWCLTGTPLQNNLEDLYSLLCFLHVEPWCNWAWWNKLIQKPYENGDPRAMKLIKAILRPLMLRRTKETKDKEGRPILVLPPTDIQIIECEQSEAEHDFYDALFRKSKVQFDQFVAQGKVLHNFANILELLLRLRQCCNHPFLVMSRADSQKYTDLNKLAKRFLETNTDSGTNQTVPTRAYIEEVVEGIRKGENMECPICMEFADDPVLTPCAHRMCRECLLSSWRTPTSGLCPICRQLLKKTELITCPTENQFRVDVENNWKESSKVSKLLDCLEQICESGSGEKSIVFSQWTSFLDLLEIPLKRRGVGFLRFDGKLVQKQRERVLKEFSETKDKMVLLMSLKAGGVGLNLTAASHVFLMDPWWNPAVEEQAIMRIHRIGQKRTVRVRRFIVRDTVEERMQQVQARKQRMIAGALTEEEVRTARIEELKMLFR comes from the exons ATGGAGCCTAAACCCATGGATGACATTGATGGTACACTCCAAAACCCCGGGTTATCGGCCCCGCCCATTACCGTGAAGCGTACCATTACTAGTACCGGCGCTCGGATCACAACCCAGATCAAAGAAGACGGCTCCGAGGACTCAGAAGAAGTCAAACCGGTGAAAAGTCTGGTAGGGGATGAAGTTGAGGACAAGGTTGTTGTGAGTGAAAATGTTTGCTCAGATTGTCTTGCTGGCTCAGTAGAAGGCGTCAAGTCCTCCAGAACAAGGTTCGAGGAGTTTATTAAGGCAAATAAGAAAATCGTGTCTGAAGAGGAGTGTCTCAAAACCGAGAGTAAAGAAGAACCGCAAGTAAACAGGGTCGAGGAGGAACCTGATGTTGGTTTTGACGATAAAAAGAAACCCGAGGATTCGGATAGTGATCGGCCATTAGTACCTGAAAAGAGTGTTGAGGAGGAGCCTGATGTGGGTTTTGAGGCTAAGGTTCCATCGGTACCCGAAAAGAGTTTCAAAAACATGTCTTATAAAGAGCGGCTACAGTTCTGGGGTTGTGCCATGTTCAGCGGTGAAGGTACCAATGCACATGAGAAAAAGGTGAAGCCTGAAGGATTGGAGACTGCCCGTTTGGCTAATGAGTCTAAGGCTAATGTTAGAGTGAGAGAAGAGCCTCGATTGTTTGCTGAGAATAAGGTCAATGTGAAAGAGGAATCAGTCCGTTCTAGCTTCTGGTCGAAACCGCAAAATGTGAAGAAGGAAAAGGTTGAAGAACAAAGGGTTAGTGCTGGTTTGGTGGAGGATGGGGATTTTCCAGAGGATCCTGATTGGTTTCTGGTGGGAAGGACGTTAGTCACTGCGCTTTCGACCACAAAAGGAAGGAAATTGGTGGACAATGAGATCGTTAATTTCACTTTTCCTTCTCCAAATTCCAGATATAATATGCAGTGGATTGTTCGCTTCTCAACCAAACGGTCCGGAGAG attGGTCGGCTTCCAATGGAGTGGGCAAAATGTGTTGTTCCActtgtgtgttctaataaggtTAAAGTACTTGGACGATGTGTAGCAGCACCAGCAAACCTTTCTTTGATGCAAGAAATAATGTTGTATGTAAG CTTTTATATTCATCATTCCATATTCTCGGATGGGGTCGAGTCTTCGTGGAGGCTAGATGGTTGCCGTAGCATTGACTCTACAGTTTATCCTCTTCTTACTCTGTTCAACTTGCTGAAAAATAAACCATTTCAGAAG GCTGACTTTACTCCGGCAGAACTTGATTCTCGGAAACGCCTTCTAAATCTAGAA GGTGATTCAGAAGAGGCTGCATCTATGTTGCCTATTGTGAAGCGAAGAAAGGGTAGCCAACAATTTCCAGAACAAAACAAAGATGAACAAACCATTACAGAGTCATCTCTAAATAAGCTTATGGGTGCAGTAGACGTTTATAACTTGGAG GAGATGGAACCCCCAAATACACTTTTGTGTGATCTTAGGCCGTACCAGAAACAAGCTCTCTACTGGATGTCAAAATTAGAGCAGGGAATTGATGTTGAAAAGGCAGCAGAAACTCTTCATCCATGCTGGTCAGCCTATCGCATATGTGATGG AAGGGCTTCCTCAATATATGTGAACGTTTTCTCAGGGGAAGCAACTACAAAATTTCCAACTGCAACACAGATGGCAAGAGGAGGG ATATTAGCTGATGCAATGGGGCTTGGGAAGACTGTGATGACAATTGCTCTAATACTTGCAAGACGAGGCAGAGGATGCCCTGATAACGCAGAGCTTGACACTGAAACTGCAGAGAATGCTCAAATTACAAAGAAGAGGAAGACAGATTCTCATATAAATATCTCATCTAAAGCAAAAGGTGGCACTCTCATTGTTTGTCCCATGGCATTGTTAGGACAATGGAAG GATGAGCTTGAAACCCATTCCGAGCCAGAAAGTATATCCATTTTTGTTCACTATGGTGGGGACAGGACCAATAACCCGAAGGTGATCGCAGAACATGATGTGGTCTTGACAACATATGGAGTCTTAACTGCAGCTTACAAAAGT GATGCAGAGGACAGCATCTTCCACAAGGTCAGCTGGTATAGAGTGGTTTTAGATGAAGCTCATACCATAAAATGCTGGAAGACTCTAGGCGCTCAGGCTGCCTGTGCATTGTCCTCGTGTTGTCGGTGGTGTTTAACAGGAACCCCTCTTCAG AATAATTTGGAAGACCTCTACAGCCTTCTATGCTTCTTACATGTTGAACCATGGTGCAATTGGGCTTG GTGGAATAAACTGATTCAAAAGCCTTATGAGAATGGTGATCCAAGAGCGATGAAATTGATCAAGGCTATTTTGAGGCCGTTGATGTTGAGAAGAACAAAGGAAACAAAGGATAAAGAAGGAAG GCCCATACTTGTTCTCCCTCCAACTGACATTCAAATCATTGAGTGTGAACAATCAGAAGCTGAACATGACTTTTATGATGCCCTTTTTAGGAAATCTAAA GTCCAATTTGACCAGTTTGTGGCACAAGGCAAGGTCCTCCACAACTTTGCAAATATCCTTGAGTTACTACTACGATTGAGACAGTGTTGCAACCATCCGTTTCTTGTTATGAG TCGAGCTGATTCACAAAAGTATACAGATCTGAACAAACTTGCAAAAAGGTTCCTGGAAACTAATACTGATTCTGGCACAAATCAGACTGTCCCAACTAGAGCATACATTGAAGAGGTTGTTGAGGGTATACGGAAAGGTGAAAATATGGAGTGCCCCATATGCATGGAGTTTGCAGATGACCCTGTGCTCACTCCTTGTGCACATAGGATGTGCAGAGAGTGTCTCCTCTCAAGCTGGCGGACCCCAACATCGGGGCTATGCCCAATTTGTCGGCAATTGCTAAAAAAGACTGAGCTCATAACATGCCCAACAGAAAACCAGTTCCGGGTTGATGTTGAGAATAACTGGAAGGAGTCTTCAAAGGTTTCAAAACTCTTGGATTGCTTGGAACAAATTTGTGAGTCAGGTTCTGGTGAAAAGAGCATTGTTTTCAGTCAATGGACTTCATTTTTAGATCTCCTGGAGATCCCATTGAAGAGGAGAGGAGTTGGCTTCTTAAGGTTTGATGGAAAGCTGGTGCAGAAGCAAAGAGAGAGGGTCTTGAAGGAGTTCAGTGAAACCAAAGACAAAATG GTATTGTTAATGTCCCTGAAAGCTGGTGGTGTAGGTTTGAATTTAACTGCTGCCTCTCATGTATTCTTAATG GATCCTTGGTGGAATCCTGCTGTAGAGGAGCAAGCAATAATGCGAATTCATCGCATTGGACAAAAGCGAACAGTTCGTGTTAGAAGGTTCATTGTTAGG GACACGGTAGAGGAGAGAATGCAACAAGTCCAGGCACGAAAGCAGCGAATGATTGCAGGAGCCCTCACAGAAGAGGAGGTTCGGACGGCTAGgattgaggagctcaaaatgctCTTCAGATAA
- the LOC126690172 gene encoding uncharacterized protein At4g14450, chloroplastic-like gives MADSQRNKSGTGSRLQPSRLQRRAPASLQIAAPASSTWNVAIPLLSPLATSPTSPKLGADEPRQLQQQSSVAETEKVGFKKWQHPAAPFSYGPAPRGRPFVPV, from the coding sequence ATGGCCGATTCACAGAGAAATAAATCCGGGACCGGTAGCAGGCTCCAGCCGAGCCGGTTACAACGGCGGGCCCCAGCATCACTACAGATCGCCGCTCCTGCTTCTTCTACTTGGAACGTGGCTATCCCTCTCCTATCACCGCTTGCCACGTCACCCACGTCGCCGAAGCTTGGGGCCGATGAGCCGAGGCAGCTACAGCAGCAGAGCTCGGTGGCTGAGACTGAGAAAGTGGGTTTCAAGAAGTGGCAGCACCCGGCGGCGCCTTTTAGCTACGGCCCAGCTCCGCGGGGGCGGCCCTTTGTGCCCGTTTAG